In a genomic window of Branchiostoma lanceolatum isolate klBraLanc5 chromosome 12, klBraLanc5.hap2, whole genome shotgun sequence:
- the LOC136445905 gene encoding zinc finger protein 501-like — protein MSSDTGTRPHERCKCEVCGYTVTFKSQLTAHMRTHTGEKPYKCDQCEFSAADKGNLCRHMRTHSGERPYKCDQCDYSAVQKATLDQHLARHTGEKPYMCGECGYRTTHKSALFRHVRTHIAEKPYKCDQCDYSAAEKSSLVKHLARHTGDKLYMCGECGYRATESSYLSRHMKTHTGEKPYMCGECGYKATQSSNLSRHMKTHTGEKPYNCHLCNYSAARKFHLSRHLTRHTKETKSTIAADVQQTTP, from the coding sequence ATGAGTAGCGATACAGGAACAAGACCACATGAACGCTGCAAATGTGAGGTGTGTGGGTACACGGTCACCTTCAAATCCCAATTAACCGcacacatgagaacccatacaggagaaaagccctacaagtgtgaccagtgtgaattTTCTGCAGCAGATAAAGGTAACTTAtgccgacatatgagaactcattcAGGGGAAaggccctacaagtgtgaccagtgcgactattctgctgtacaGAAGGCAACGTTGGACCAACATCTAGCAagacatactggtgagaaaccctacatgtgtggggagtgtgggtacaggacaactcacAAATCTGCATTATTCCGACATGTGAGAACCCATATAgcagaaaagccctacaagtgtgaccagtgtgactattctgctgcagagaaaTCCAGCTTGGTCAAACATCTAGCAAGGCACACCGGTGACAAActctacatgtgtggggagtgtgggtataGGGCAACCGAAAGTTCATACTTATCCCGACACATGaaaactcatacaggagaaaaaccctacatgtgtggggaatgtggGTATAAAGCAACTCAAAGTTCGaacttatcccgacatatgaaaACCCACACGGGAGAAAAACCTTATAACTGTCATCTGTGTAACTACTCTGCAGCTAGGAAATTTCACCTGTCTAGACATTTGACAAGACACACGAAAGAAACTAAATCTACAATTGCGGCAGATGTACAGCAGACGACTCCATAA
- the LOC136445903 gene encoding zinc finger protein 665-like, translating to MLCQDTYGEDQDTYDYFGATLPTGNHWNETCNSWEKTTDTGRQQDEGKDVPNDKVSSLTLREKIKESSCELFTEKLCDGHPGKEMDFTERPGKKSDSRETPMDISDKHDICGECDYKTTQKGLLSQHIRTHMGEKPYKCDQCDYSAAQKSSLDHRLRKHTGEKAYKCEECGYRTAHKSNFSNHMRTHTGEKPYMCGECGFRTARKHTLSQHMRTHTGEKPHKCDQCDYSAAQKATLDQHRRKHTGEKPYMCEECGYRTAHKSHFSQHMKTHTGGIGKPYKCDQCDYSAAQRSHLDVHVMSKHTGEKPYKCDECGYRTAKKSNLSLHKRTHTGEKPYMCGECEYKAADRSTLAVHMKIHHTGEKPYMCGECGYRAVTKSYLSKHVKIHTGEKPYKCGECGYRTANKSTFSNHMRTHTGERPYKCDQCDYSAAEKSTLAKHRRKHSGEKPYICGECGFRTSLKHHLSQHMRTHTGERPYKCDQCDYAAAQKATLDQHRRKHEPLY from the coding sequence ATGCTGTGCCAGGACACATACGGCGAGGACCAGGACACATACGACTACTTCGGCGCAACCCTACCAACTGGAAACCATTGGAACGAGACTTGTAACAGTTGGGAGAAGACGACAGACACGGGACGGCAGCAGGACGAGGGGAAAGACGTTCCAAACGACAAAGTAAGCAGTCTAACTCTAAGAGAAAAAATAAAAGAGTCCAGCTGCGAGCTTTTTACTGAAAAACTGTGTGATGGACATCCAGGGAAAGAGATGGATTTCACTGAACGCCCAGGGAAAAAGAGTGACAGCAGGGAGACCCCCATGGACATTAGTGACAAACATGACATATGTGGGGAGTGTGATTACAAGACAACTCAAAAGGGCCTCTTGTCCCAACATATTAGAACCCATATGGGAGAaaaaccgtacaaatgtgaccagtgtgactattctgctgcacagaaatccagtTTGGACCACCGTCTAAgaaaacataccggtgagaaagcctacaagtgtgaggagtgtggatacaggacagctcacaagagTAACTTTTCCAaccatatgagaactcatacaggagaaaaaccctacatgtgtggggagtgtgggttcaggacagctCGAAAGCATACcctatcccaacatatgaggacccatacaggagaaaaaccccacaagtgtgaccagtgtgactattctgctgcacagaaggcaactttggaccaacatcgtagaaaacataccggtgagaaaccctacatgtgtgaggagtgtggatacaggacagctcacaagagTCACTTCTCCCAACACATGAAAACCCACACAGGTGGAATTggaaaaccttacaagtgtgaccagtgtgactattctgctgcacagagaTCTCATTTAGACGTACATGTCATGAGTAagcacactggggagaaaccctacaagtgtgatgaGTGTGGTTACAGGACAGCTAAAAAGTCTAACTTATCCCTTCATAAGAGAACCCACACCGGagaaaaaccttacatgtgtggagagtgtgagTACAAGGCAGCTGACAGGTCTACCTTGGCTGTACATATGAAAATCcatcatacaggagaaaaaccctacatgtgtggggagtgtggatacagggcagTTACGAAGTCTTACTTATCCAAACATGTAAAAatccatacaggagagaaaccctacaagtgtggggagtgtgggtacaggacagctaacaAGAGTACCTTTTCCAaccatatgagaacccatacaggagaaagaccctacaagtgtgaccagtgcgactattctgcagcagagAAATCTACTTTGGCCAAACATAGAAGAAAGCAcagtggtgagaaaccatacatatgtggagagtgtgggttcaggacaTCTCTAAAGCACCACTtgtcccaacatatgagaactcatacaggagaaagaccctacaagtgtgaccagtgcgactatgctGCTGCACAGAAG